In a genomic window of Oncorhynchus keta strain PuntledgeMale-10-30-2019 chromosome 28, Oket_V2, whole genome shotgun sequence:
- the LOC118360677 gene encoding limb region 1 homolog-like protein, with protein sequence MEVDDVSVREQLFHNKVREIFICVLLFTCLYILSYLILTHFKKNADYITTDDIEDATVNKIALWLCTFTLSVAVCAVLLLPISILSNEVLLTFPHSYYMQWLNGSLIHGLWNLVFLFSNLSLVFLMPFAYFFTESEGFVGCKKGVMARVYETAVVLLLLTLLVLGMVWVGVALLNNTARESLYDVWECYLPYLYSAISLFGVLLLLLCTPFGLSRMFSVTGSLLVKPGLLENVEVEMNCAAFEEASLSRKLNSGSTSCRISVNVEPLRMQFLGVQAKRIALQMRRRASPWQRNLFYPLAMLLLLALTVVCVLMVCFHVLELLFDETAMPRGMGDPRLGTTSFSMFGSLGAAVQVVLIMYLMVSSVVGFYSSPLFTFLLPHTQDTNLTQIIGNCVSLLVLSSALPVFSRTLGITRFDLLGDFGRYNWLGNFHIVFLYNILFAGLTSACLINTLTWTVQRELIRAFGLHKLPLTVSRTTIPLKLLLDNGLSKIQ encoded by the exons ATCTGTGTTCTCCTCTTCACCTGCCTCTACATACTGTCCTACCTCATCCTCACCCATTTCAAGAAGAATGCAGACTATATCACCACTG ATGACATTGAAGATGCGACCGTCAACAAAATTGC gctGTGGCTGTGTACATTCACCCTCTCTGTGGCGGTGTGTGCTGTGCTGctcctccccatctccatcctgtcCAATGAGGTGCTGCTCACCTTCCCTCACAGCTACTACATGCAGTGGCTCAATGGATCACTCATCCACG GCTTATGGAACCTAGTGTTCCTGTTCTCCAACCTGTCCCTGGTCTTCCTCATGCCCTTCGCCTACTTCTTCACTGAGTCGGAGGGCTTCGTGGGCTGTAAGAAGGGGGTGATGGCGCGGGTGTATGAGACGGCGGTGGTGTTGCTGCTGCTCACTCTGCTGGTGCTGGGCATGGTGTGGGTGGGTGTTGCCCTGCTGAACAACACGGCCAGGGAGAGCCTCTACG ACGTGTGGGAGTGTTACCTGCCCTACCTCTACTCTGCCATCTCTCTGTTTGGAGTGCTCCTGCTCCTGT TGTGCACTCCCTTCGGGCTGTCCCGCATGTTCAGTGTCACTGGGAGCCTACTGGTCAAACCAGGG CTGTTGGAGAATGTGGAGGTGGAGATGAACTGTGCTGCGTTCGAGGAGGCTTCGCTCTCCAGGAAACTCAACA GCGGTAGCACGTCATGCAGAATCAGTGTAAACGTGGAGCCTTTGAGGATGCAGTTCCTCGGCGTCCAGGCCAAACGCATCGCCCTCC AGATGCGGAGGAGAGCATCACCATGGCAGCGGAACCTGTTCTACCctctggccatgctcctgctcctaGCTCTaacggtggtgtgtgtgttgatggtaTGTTTCCACGTTCTGGAGCTCCTGTTCGACGAGACGGCCATGCCCAGAGGAATGGGG GACCCTCGTCTGGGGACAACTTCCTTCTCCATGTTTGGTTCTCTGGGAGCAGCAGTGCAGGTGGTCCTCATCATGTACCTGATGGTGTCGTCTGTGGTGGGCTTCTAcagctctcctctcttcaccttcCTGCTGCCCCACACTCAGGACACCAACCTCACACAGATCATTGGGAACTGTGTCTCTCTTCTGGTCCTCAGCTCAGCACTGCCAGTCTTCTCTCGTACTCTGG GCATCACACGGTTTGACCTGCTGGGAGACTTTGGGAGGTATAACTGGCTGGGGAACTTCCACATAGTGTTCCTGTACAACATCTTGTTCGCTGGCCTCACCTCTGCTTGCCTCATCAACACTCTCACCTGGACTGTGCAGAGAGAACTCATACGTGCCTTTG GTCTCCACAAACTGCCTCTGACCGTGTCCCGCACCACCATCCCCCTCAAGCTCCTCCTGGACAATGGCCTGTCAAAGATCCAGTGA